In Nitrosococcus halophilus Nc 4, the genomic stretch TGGATCCCATAATGGGCGTACAAGGGCATCTTCTCCTCACGATCGGTGCTCTTCGTGGATGGCGAGAAAATTTCACACACCCAGTCCGGTACGACCTGGATCTTGTGTCCCACCGGGGGCGATGGCATCCGTTCTTTTCGCCAGCCTGCGATATCTGGGACTGTGAGTTCGCTGTCTAGAACAATGACCCCTTATTAACCGCAGGATCATTTTCATGGCGCTTAATCTGGCAAAAACGGTGGTTAATTTTCTGGCGCAGGAGTGCGAGAAATTCCGCGATTACCATCAGGCCAAGGGGTCCCTGTTCAGCAATTGGGAGGCGGCGTTTAGGAACTGGATCCGGAAGGCGGCTAAGTTCAAGGCAGATAAAAACCCGCCAGCAGGTGTGTCACGATCTGATCATGCTGTTGGTGAAAGAGAAGTTTCGGACAAGGAAGGAGAGTGTACAAGCTATTGATTTAAAGGGTTAAAATTGGCGCCCCGGATACGATTCGAACGTATGACCTTCCCCTTAGGAGGGGGATGCTCTATCCAGCTGAGCTACCGGGGCAGTAATGGTATTTTTGGATACTTAGTCAGGGGGAGTTTGATGCGCTTCTCTTTGCAAACCAACCTCAGCCCAATGCGTTCCATTTCAAAAAACTCGCTTTCATGTTACCCCATGAGGCTTAGGGAGTGAAGGGGTAATCAGTGAGCCTGCCTTATTTTAAGACCGATTAGTCCTGGGTTTCATCAATCCTGAAATACTGATCCAGGCCTAGCTCGCATAATTCTTTATGAAGGCAGGGAGTGCAGTGAATTATACTGATATCAGCTTGTTCTCTATCGGCGCATTCCTTGAGCATCCATAGCAAGTCATAACCGGAATCTTTGATTGATTCCATGTTTGCTAAATCAACCACAAAGTTTATTTTCTGGCCCTGGGTAGAGACCTCCCAGGAATCTTGGCTCATGGTAAAGTCTAGCGTGTCCCGGATGGTCAGAACGATGGTATGAGTTTTGGTGGGGGTTGTGGCAGCTACTGACATTTCAACTCCTCCCATTCTAAAGACAAGTCCTTTAATTTATTTCTGTGATTCAGTCGGTGGAATACTTGTGTTTTTCCTGCTAATGGAATTTTTTAGACAGACATAAATTGTGCCAATATTTGTTTAGGGAGGTTGTCTTTTGCTTAAGTTTATGATTTTTAGATATTTAGTGGTTAAAAGAAGTTTTATGTGTTATGTCTGTTCCCCCTGAAAGTGGGTTTTAAACCAACCTCATTTAGGCTCTGTTTGTCGGAGTAGCGAGACACCTCTAGGGGTCATGGACGGTGGTTGCTGTGGTCCGGGCTTGGGTCAGTGAGGTCCGGGTTTGTGGGATAGGGAAAAACGTTCATCAAAGGGAGCGAGAAAAGACTTCTCAGAGGGGTGGAAGCGGTAGGTGGGGATATTGTTGCCACTCTCTAGGAAACCTGGACTGAGCTAAGGCGGGATATGCAGCTAGACTTTCAAGTAGCGGTGCTAAAAGCGGTGTGGAGACTATGGGAATGTCCCTCTATCGGCCCACCGTTGCAGAGAAGATTGCCATCAGCAATATTTATGAACTAAATACCTTGACATTCATGGGTATTTAGGTGCTTACTATAACCCCTAGGCGCTCATGATGGCGCAGAAAAAAACGGAAAGCCACATTAGTAGGTTGTGGAACTGTGGCTTCCCGCGTCTGCGTCGCAAAATAATGAATATAACAAAAACAATAAAGAAAAGGCACCGCTTGCCGGGGCTTTTAAAGCAACTTTGAGTGCCTTATTACCCTATGGGTAGGCAAAACCGGCAGGCGAGGGCCTTTGTGCTCCGATATCATAGACCACGCTCTAAGGGCGTGGTTCCTTTTTTTATGGGATAAATAAAAAATTTTTTACAAGGGGCTGGCCTCTAGATGCCAACATTGTCGGCTGCAGTAGGCTTGCTAGAGCCATTCTGGATGAGAATAAGGCGTTAGCCTTGGTGATATCAGTTTTTTCGGATTTTGTTGGGATAAGATGGTGGAGCCGAGGAGGATCGAACTCCCGACCTTCGCATTGCGAACGCGACGCTCTCCCAGCTGAGCTACGGCCCCAGGACTTAAAACTGAATTCTACCCTGAAAAGTTTGAAGTGTCATCTCTCGGAGTTTGCTGCTTATGAGTGACAATTATCGGCTTATCTGCTTTTGCCGACTGGGCTCCTGCCCTGCCCGGTTGCCCTCTGCGCGTTTCCTGCTTCATCGAAGCCCCTATTGTCCCAGCTCTTGCGCGGTATCGTTGGGAGGCTGTGCCCCTCGACAGGCCTAACTTCCCGCGCTCCTTGCGGTAGCCAAAATGGATGTGCCGGTCGGATTTTACATCATGGCCGGTCTTCTGATAACAACTCCAAGGTCTCCTTATTGAGACCACACTCTAGCCTGGGGTCGATGTTACCGAAACGCACCGCAGCGAGCAACGGGTTATTTAGCCCTCGCGCTCGGCGCGCCGTTTCACTTCGCGACCTCGCTGGGGGGTCGCCTAACATCCATGTAAGGCTTCAAAGTTATTTATTGTTTTTAAGTTTAAACCCGCCCCAGGAGGGAGCGGGGTGCTGAGGCAGAGGGGAGTAGATCACCTCCAGGGCCATAAGCCGCAGACTTTAGCTCCTGTCCACTCAGTATTGTTAGAGCCCGCAGAACTTGGTGACGGTTACGGTTTATCAGGCTGCCATTGAGTTGATTTTGGTCACGGCATTGCTGTAGCCGCTCTTGCCGTTGCTCCCAAAGTGTTGAGAGTTGCCCCTGCTCCTGGGAGGTGCTGGCCTGGACATAAGCGCTAATGCCCTCGGGGGTGGAGGGCAGCCCGGACATTCTAAGTCGCTCTTCATGATCTTGAAAGACAGCCTCCAGGCGTATCATGGCGTCTTGTTTCTTGTTGACTGCGGCCTCCATGTCGGTCACCTCCCTCTGGCGTAGGGCAAGGTGTTCATCTTGCAATGTTTGCCACAGGCATTCAAGGCAGCTTAGCTCCTCTTGGAGAAGGTTGATTAGAACTTGCGCCGACATGCTTGGATGACTATTTATTCAAGGCCTGTTCCAGGGCAATCAGTTTGTCCGCAATACGCTCGGAATCGATTTGATAGCTGCCATCTTGGATTGATTGTTTGATTTGCTCAACCTTTTGATTATCTACGACGGATACACTGGCTAGAGATGCCTCCGTCTCCCTAAGTTGTTCAGCCGTGTTAGTCAAGGTGATAGTTTCCGCGGTCTGATGACTTAAGGCGCTAGAATCCTCCGCTGACTTGGAGCGGTCAGCAGTAGCCGTTTCTAGCGATTTTTGCACGGGGGCATGACTATAGCCTGATAGTCCATTGATTTCTGTGGACATTTCGGCTTTCTCCTCAAATATTTTGCCCATTGTTATCGGCGTTTAAGGTTTCAGCTTTAAGGTTGCGGGTATTACATTTGCACTTGTACTATACCGTCAGCCGTTACCGTCCCTTCGACAATACGCTGGGAGGAATTGTTCCTGACACGAATGTGCTCTCCCGCGCCGGCATCTTCGAGAGCTTGGCCTTTCATGTGGACCTGTAGCCCGGGGACTTTGGCTATTAAAATGACCTGTTGCCCACGCCGAACGAGTTTGGGAATTTCCAATACCTCGGGAGTAATGACTGCCCCCAAGCCCAAGGGTCGCTTGAGGCGTTTACCCGCCACCTGCGCTGGGTCCCTTAGATAACCTTGTCTTAGTTGCTCTAGATTGCGGCGCTCCAGATGGATATCAGCAAGGCTTAGGGGGGAACCAGGCACTAGTGGGTGGGTTGCAACCACTACTTTACCATAGACGGCTACTTTGACAGAGAGATACACCGTCCAGGGTGTGCCCCCAGTACAGCGGACACCCACTGTGGTGTTGCCTGTGGGGCGGCTGCCACTAGGGAAGAAAGCTTTTAAGGGATGAGAACATTTCGGGAGGCGCAAGCGCCGATCTAATGCTCCTGGGGTGACTTCGATATTCCCCGGTAACGCTTTCGCCTGCTTGAGGACAAATTTGCGAGCTATCTCCTGGATTTCAGCCAAGGATTGCTTATCCTTGGCCATGCTATGACTAGGGGAGAGCAGCATTAAGAAAAGCCAAAATAAGCAATAGAGAAGGCGCATAAAAGGGTTACGGGCAAGTTCTGACTTCAATGGATTGATTGATTATAGAGGAGCATGGTACACCCTGCCCCTACAATAGCGTATCGGCACCCGTGGGGTATCTTTTAATCGGTTATTTCGGTTTTTCGTGGGTGGGGGTACGGCGTGCCGTGCCTCTACTCTTCCAATCTCCCGATTTTCCGCCAGTTTTCTCCACTAGGCGGATATCCGTCATGGTCATCCCCCGATCCACAGACTTACACATGTCATAGAGGGTAAGAAGGGTGATCTGGACGGCGGTTAAGGCTTCTATTTCCACACCGGTTTGCCCCTTAGTCTCTACCGTAGCCCGACAGTCAATGGCGGAGATTTCGGGATGGGGGAATAACTCAATGGCGACCCGGGTGAGTGCAAGGGGATGGCATAGGGGGATCAGGTCGGCTGTTTTTTTTGCCGCCATAATCCCAGCTATTCGTGCAATGCCTAAAACATCGCCTTTCTTATGATGGCCCTCATTAATCATATTCAGGGTTTGAGGCTGCATTAGGATCCGGCCCTCAGCGATGGCAACTCGCTGAGTAATGGCTTTATTCCCCACATCAACCATATGTGCCTCACCGGACTCATTCAAATGTGATAGTTTTTTCATTAAATAGATCCAATCGTTGAGGGATTGATAACCTAGTTTGTACCGATTAGCACTTATTTCAGTATCTCATTAGGGTGTGATTCTTGGGACAAAATATATTACCTACTCTTAATAAAGGTGTGGAGTGATGAGTCATGGCAATCACAGTCAAGTTTTTTGCTAGCTTGCGCGAACGTTTGGGTTGTACGGAACGTCAGATTGACTTCAGTGAGCCAATAACGGTGGCAGAGGTTTGGACTCTTGTGGGTGATGGTCAACCGATTTCAGAAAATGTATTAATAGCCGTAAACATGGAATATGCTGGCGCTGAGACGGTAGTAAGGGACGGGGACGAAGTTGCTTTCTTTCCCCCGGTGACGGGTGGGGGTGGGCCGTGACTGTTCACATTATTAATGCTCCATTTGATCCTTGGCAAGAAGTTGCTAACTACCAGCAAGCCTATTTAAAGCGGGCGGGGCGGTTTGGCGCGACTGCCTGCTTTATTGGCACCATGAGGGACTTCAATGAAGGGGAGAATGTTCAAGCTATGGAGCTAGAACATTACCCCGGCATGACTGAAAAATACCTCGGTAAGCTCACCGAGGAGGCAAGACGTCAATGGCCTATTCTCGACTCTCTTATTATTCATCGCTATGGCCATTTACAGCCCAACGAGCCCATCGTGCTTGTGGTGGTTTGGTCTGCCCATCGGGCGGCTGCCTTCAAGGCCTGTTATTATCTGGTGGAGGAGTTAAAAGCCAACGCTCCTTTTTGGAAAAAGGAAACGCTTGCAACGGGTACCCGCTGGGTCGAGAGCAATACCTCCTCCTAGCATGGGTTTGCATATTCTTTGATAGGGGCGGGGCGCTATTGGGCACTAAGCGATGAAACAGGGAAGTGATGTTAAGGCCAAGAGGCCAACTATTCTCCAAGCTTTACGCCCTATAGCCCAGGCCGCGAGTGATCACGCCGATATAGACAGACTACTTGCTGTTGCTGTGGATTCTGTCTTTTCCCTCTTTAACTGCGACCAGGTGTGGCTGCTTTATCCTTGTAGTTCCATTGCTACGAGTTATCGTATTTGTTGCCAACGCTCAAAGCCAGGGTTGCCTCAAGTTCAAACCTTGAATCGGAATCTCCCTGTGGATGAGTTTACAGGAAGGTTATTCCGTTTAGCTTTAGCGAGCCGGTCGCCGGTCGTTTTTAATGTTGATTCTCCCCTTCCCGCCCAGTTCCTAGAGCAGGAGCCCTTATCTTCTCAAGCCCTCATGGCGATGGCCCTTTACCCTAACCAGGGGGAGCCCTGGTTGCTTGGGATGCAGCGGAGCCAGCAAAATTGCCTTTGGAGTGAGCAGGAGGAGACCTTATTCTTGTCGGTTACGGAATTTTTGACGGAAATTCTCAATACATCGACGCGACACAGCAATCTCTACGAGGTCTCGCAGAGATTATTGGATTTATTAGCTCACGCGACCGATGAGGAGTATTTGTTGCGAGGCGGAATGGATATCCTCCAGGCATTAATTCAGCCTGAATATGCTGTGGCGACTACACTGAATGCTGAGGGTCAGTTAGAGGCCTTTGTTTTCTCTGGTGTTTCTGAGGAGAAAGCAGAACTTATCACTCAACTCTCAGGGGGTAAAGAGTTCTTGGGAGCCCGGCTAGAGCAAGCGCTACGTATTGATGATCTGAATTCACATCCAGATTTAGTGGATTTTCTGCCTCCTGATTTTCCTCTGAAGTCATTGCTTATGGCGCCTATCATCAATGAAGGGAAGATCATCGGTCGGATTTATCTCTGTGATAAACGCAATCACCGCACCTTTACTCTCGATGATGAAGTGCTATCAATGAGTTTTGCGGATGCCTTTGCCCAGACTCTCATCCGCTTTCGGAAAACCCTGGTGAGTCAGGGGGCGCAAGAAGCTTTGTTTTTAGACCATCAACGGGCTCAGGTGACTCTGGAGTCGATTGCTGATGCGGTGATTACTATTGATTCTCAAGGCCGGATTGATTATCTCAATCCATTAGCAGAAGAACTTATTGGCACTACCCAAAGTCAGGCCCAAGGCAAGTCCCTGGAGAAGGTCACCTGTCTTCTTGATGAAGAGAGTCGCTCTCATGTGATCCGTGATATTGCGGCTTGGCTGGCGCAGGAGCCTGTTGAGAGTCGCTCTTGCACCGCCTTATTGCAGGACGCGCGGGATCAGGAATTAATTGTTCAAACCTCTATTGCGCCTCTCCGTGACTCCCAAGATCGTATTTTTGGTGCCGTCCTGGTACTACGGGATATCACCCCCCTGCGAGCGCTTGCAAGCCAGCTCAGCTATCAAGCGACTCATGATGTTTTAACTGGTCTTATCAACCGGCGTGAATTTGAAGTTCGGTTGCGGCAGGCATTGGATGATGTTTGCCAGAACAATACCCACCATGTCCTATGTTATTTGGATTTGGACCAATTTAAGGTCGTCAATGATACTTGTGGGCATTTAGCCGGCGATAAATTACTTCGTCAACTGGCCACCCTGTTACAGGAGCGAATCCGCGAGGCAGACTGCCTGGGCCGGCTAGGGGGGGATGAGTTTGGTGTACTCCTGCTGGGATGCCATTTAGACCAGGCCCAAGGGATTGCAGAGAGTCTGCGGATTCTGATCCGTGATTTTCGCTTTAACTGGAAAGGAAAGACCTTTCAGCTAGGTGTCAGCATCGGTTTGGTGCCCCTTGCTCGAGGCAGTGGAGGACTGGAAGAAGTGCTGAGTGCTGCAGACACAGCCTGTTACGTGGCCAAGGACCAAGGACGTGATCGTATTCACACCTATCGCCTCGATGACTGCATCGTTGAGCGCCACCATGGCGAAATGCAGTGGGTGGCCCGTATCCAACAGGCCTTTGAGGAAAGCCGCTTTCTGATTTATTACCAGCCGATACGTGCCTTAAATAAGGAAGAGCATCTCTGCCACGGTGAGGTGTTATTGCGAATGAAAGGCGAAGACGAAAGCCTTATTCCGCCTATGGCTTTTATCCCGGCTGCGGAGCGGTACCGCTTAATGTCTGCCCTGGATCGGTGGGTAATCAGCAACACTTTCATTGCCTTGGAGGAGCACTCCATAGGGCAAGCGCTGATAGGCATTAATCTTTCCGGTCAGTCGGTCTGCGATGAATTGTTTCTGAAGTTTGTGATTGAGCAACTGCAACGGAGCCCCGTTAACCCTCGGATGATTTGCTTTGAGATCACGGAAACGGCGGCGGTGGCCAATTTTGATAGTGCTATTCGGTTTATTCGAGCACTGAAGGAGATCGGATGTCGTTTCGCATTAGATGACTTCGGCAGCGGCCTATCGTCATTCAATTATTTAAAGAACCTACCGGTCGATTACCTAAAGATTGATGGTAGTTTCGTCAAAGACATGGTGGATGATCCCGTGGATTATGCCATGGTGGAGGCCATTCATAAGGTAGGTAAAGTGATGGGTTTGAAGACTATTGCTGAATTTGTCGAAAATGAGGCTATCCTCGAGAAGCTACGAGGCATTGGCGTTGATTATGTCCAAGGCCTTATTATTGGAGGCCCTCGGCCATTCCATAAAACGCCTTGGGCTGATAAAGAGTAGAAAGAATGCCCGCGGGAGATCTATGTCTTGGCAGCAGTAGGTAGATCAGCAGGCTTAGCTTCCAACCCTAAGTTATCCCAGATGGCAAGGGTAGGGCCTGCCCGGTTTAAAGTATAGAAATGCAACCCTGGAGCACCCGCCTCTAGCAAGCGATGACAGAGATCACTGACGACATCAAGAGCAAAGGCGCTCATGGCCGCCGGATCATGAAACTCCTCCAATCGTTTCCGTAGCCAGCGCGGAATTTCTGCGCCGCAGGCGTCGGAGAAGCGGGCTAACTGCACGTAATTGTTAATCGGCATGATCCCAGGAACAATGGGGAGGTCGATGCCTACGCTTTCACAGCGATCCACAAAGCGGAGATAAGCGTCGATATTGTAGAAATACTGGGTAATCGCGCTATTAGCCCCTGCCTCGACCTTGCGTTTGAAATTCATAAGATCAGCCTGGGCAGAGCGCGCTTGGGGGTGGACCTCGGGATAAGCAGCCACCTCAATGTAGAAATAATCATCCGTTTCAGCGCGAATGAACTCCACCAATTGGTTGGCGTAATGAAAATCTCCGGGATCAACCATTCCAGAAGGTAGATCGCCCCGGAGAGTGACCAGCCGTTTGACACCATGTTGTTGGTAAGCCTTTAGAATTTCTCGAATATTCCCACGGGTAGAGCCCACACAAGAGAGATGGGGGGCAGCGTCAATGCCGCTTTTCTTGGCCTCTGCCTGGATTTCTAAAATCGTCTCGAAGGTTCGGTCACGGGTAGAGCCACCTGCCCCAAAAGTCACCGAGTAGTAACGAGGATGGAGTAGGGCAAGTTTCTTTCGAGTCCGACGCAGTTTAGAGGCGCCTTCATTACCCTTAGGGGGGAAGAATTCACAGCTAAAAGTTAAAGGATATTTCCGTTGAGAGTGCATAATGTCATGGTGAAAGTGGGAGTAAATAACCGTCGGCGACGCAACGGCTTGAGCTAATCGCCGACGGCTAGCTTGGGTATTGCACCTACTTAGAGAGCGATTCCCTTCCTATATTTTCTTTAGATATCTTTAAAATAGCTTAATATCGATAATAGTCCGGCTTATAGGGTCCATCCACTGGAACGCCAATATATTTGGCCTGTTCTTCGGTAAGCGGGGTTAATTGAGCACCGAGCTTCTTTAGGTGCAGCTGAGCGACCTGTTCGTCCAGTTTTTTCGGTAGCACATAAACCTGCTTCCCATATTTTTCTGGATTGTTCCATAATTCGATCTGGGCCAAGACTTGGTTGGTAAATGAATTGGACATGACAAAGCTTGGATGACCCGTGGCGCAACCCAAATTGACTAATCGGCCCTCAGCGAGGAGGATGATACGCTTCTCATCTGGGAAGATGATGTGGTCCACTTGGGGTTTAATGTTTTCCCAGGTATATTGCCGCAGGCTGGCCACATCGATCTCGCTATCAAAGTGACCGATATTGCAAACGATGGCCTGATTCTTCATCGCTTGCATATGTTCGTGGGTGATCACGTGATAATTGCCGGTGGCTGTGATGAAAATATCCCCCTTGCTTGCCGCCTCTTCCATGGTGACAACGCGAAAACCTTCCATGGCTGCTTGGAGGGCACAAATAGGATCAATCTCGGTAACCCACACCGTGGCTCCTTGACCACGGAGGGATTGGGCGCATCCCTTGCCCACATCGCCATATCCCAATATCACCGTGGTTTTACCCGCAATCATGACGTCGGTTGCTCGCTTGATACCGTCAAGGAGAGATTCCCGACAACCATAAAGGTTATCAAATTTAGACTTGGTGACCGAATCGTTGACGTTAAAGGCGGGGACTTTCAGGGTTCCCTGCTCCATCATTTCGTACAATCGGTGTACGCCAGTGGTGGTTTCCTCAGAAAGGCCACGGACTCCTTCTAAAATCTCGGGGTATCGCTCATGCATGACGGCGGTGAGGTCCCCCCCATCATCGAGCAGCATATTGGGTTGCCAGCCATTGGGCCCGTGGATGGTTTGATCAACGCACCACCAGTATTCCTCTTCGGTTTCTCCTTTCCATGCGAAGACCGGAATCCCTTTGGCAGCGATGGCTGCGGCGGCGTGGTCTTGGGTGGAAAAAATATTACATGAGGACCAACGCACTTCAGCGCCGAGGGCCACTAGCGTGTCGATAAGAACAGCCGTTTGAATGGTCATGTGGAGGCAGCCAGCAATACGGGCGCCAGCCAGGGGTTTCTGCCCTTGGTATTCTTCCCGCAGGGCCATGAGGCCAGGCATTTCGGTTTCAGCAATGGCAATCTCTTTATGGCCCCAGTCAGCAAGACTGATATCTGCAACCTTATAATCAGAGGTCAGATTTTCTGCGGTCTGTGTGCTCATAGATTCTCCCAGATTTGTTTTGTTCAGGTATGGCCCGATAGTTAAAATTTACCGCCTAAATTTCCCTTGAATTTCCAGGATTAGTGGCTTTCAGAGCGAACATTGACAACTTCAGCGGTAGCAGGGCCCAAGCCCGCTGCATCGCGCAGTGCCTCGGCTTTATCGGTTTGCTCCCAGGTAAATTCGGGCTCTTCCCGGCCAAAGTGGCCGTACGCCGCGGTCTTTCGATAAATGGGCTGGAGCAGATCTAGCATCCGTAGCAGACCTGCGGGTCGCAGATCAAAATGTGCTCGGATCAACTGGACGAGACGAGATTCTGCAACTCTGCCAGTACCGAAGGTATTGACGCTCACGGAGGTGGGTTCGGCGACGCCGATGGCGTATGAGATTTGAACCTCGCAACGCTCCGCCAAGCCCGCAGCCACGAGATTTTTAGCGACATAGCGGCCGGCATAGGCAGCAGAGCGGTCTACTTTGGAGGGATCTTTGCCTGAAAAAGCGCCTCCCCCATGGCGGGCCATTCCACCATAAGTATCGACAATGATTTTACGTCCAGTCAGTCCGCAATCGCCCATGGGTCCCCCGATAGCGAAACTGCCGGTCGGGTTCACATGGATGTTTTCAGACTTACAGCGGGCCAGCCATTCGGCGGGTAGTACGGGTTTGATAATGGTCTCGATAACCGCCTCACGCAAGGTGGTTTGCTTTATTTCGGGGCTATGCTGGGTAGATAAGACAATGGCATCGATTCCCACCGGGATGTCATCTTCATAAAGCAAGGTGACTTGGCTTTTAGCGTCTGGACGCAACCAAGGCAATTCGCCGCTACGCCGTACCTCGGCCTGGCGCTGCACCAAGCGATGGGAATAGGTAATGGGCGCGGGCATCAAAACATCGGTTTCATCGCTCGCATAGCCAAACATCATCCCTTGGTCGCCTGCACCTTGCTCTTCTTCCAGTTCTCGGTCAACGCCCTGGGCAATATCAGGTGATTGCTTGCCGATGGCATTCAACACGGCACAGGTCGCCCCATCAAACCCCATTTCTGAGCTGTCGTAGCCAATTTTGATGATAAGTTCGCGGATGATTTTCTCATAGTCCACTTGGGCTTGGGTGGTGATTTCTCCTGCTACCAGCACCATGCCGGTTTTCACTAAAGTCTCACAGGCCACCCGTGCTTTCCTATCCTCGGCCAAGATGGCATCTAGGATCGCATCCGAGATTTGGTCCGCGATTTTATCCGGGTGACCCTCGGAGACCGATTCTGAAGTAAATTGTCTAGTTTCCTTCATGGACATCTTTATCCCCTTCTTTGGATTTTGGCAAACTTTAGCGGTACTAAGGTAAGAGTACAAGGGAGGGTTAGGTGGCGCTGCTGTCTAATTAAGCCTTTTTCGGTGCTGTAATGAATTAATTTGATTAGTTAGCAGTATAAGCATGATCTTAAATCTAGCAACCGTTTTGTTGGGTTCTAGCAGGCTATTGTTGCGCCTTTGTCTTCAGGCGGGAGGACGCCCCTCCCCTGGAATATTTGAGTATGGCACCTCTTTAAGGGAGCGCTAGTTCTGAGTTGCCAATGCTACTTGAGTTCTTCTGCAGAGGCTAGACTTCCTCCTCAGGATCAAGTTGTCGTGCTTCCTCTTCAAGCATGACCGGAATGTCATCCCGGATAGGGTAGGCCAAACGGCATGCCTTACAGATGAGCTCCTGGTTTGCTTTCTGATAGACCAAGGAGCTTTTGCATACTGGGCAAGCAAGTATCTCAAGTAATTTTTTATCCATGGATCATCCTGTGGTTTCTATGTTTAGCTTTTTTCTAGAAGCCTGCTGCAGTAAGTCAAGCACCTGATCGCCAAAGGAGGTTGGCAGAGAAACATCCAAGGGAACAGACCAATGGTTGTCGCGGGCAAAATAGGTACATTTTACCGCATCTTTCTCTGTCATGAGTACCGGTTGCTGATCCTCAAAGGTGAGGTCATCAGGCTGGAAACGGTGGTGGTCCGGAAAAGGATGTGGCTGAACGGTGAGACCCTGGGTTTGTAACTGAATAAAAA encodes the following:
- the moaC gene encoding cyclic pyranopterin monophosphate synthase MoaC, with translation MKKLSHLNESGEAHMVDVGNKAITQRVAIAEGRILMQPQTLNMINEGHHKKGDVLGIARIAGIMAAKKTADLIPLCHPLALTRVAIELFPHPEISAIDCRATVETKGQTGVEIEALTAVQITLLTLYDMCKSVDRGMTMTDIRLVEKTGGKSGDWKSRGTARRTPTHEKPK
- the metF gene encoding methylenetetrahydrofolate reductase [NAD(P)H], with product MHSQRKYPLTFSCEFFPPKGNEGASKLRRTRKKLALLHPRYYSVTFGAGGSTRDRTFETILEIQAEAKKSGIDAAPHLSCVGSTRGNIREILKAYQQHGVKRLVTLRGDLPSGMVDPGDFHYANQLVEFIRAETDDYFYIEVAAYPEVHPQARSAQADLMNFKRKVEAGANSAITQYFYNIDAYLRFVDRCESVGIDLPIVPGIMPINNYVQLARFSDACGAEIPRWLRKRLEEFHDPAAMSAFALDVVSDLCHRLLEAGAPGLHFYTLNRAGPTLAIWDNLGLEAKPADLPTAAKT
- a CDS encoding flagellar protein FlgN, which codes for MSAQVLINLLQEELSCLECLWQTLQDEHLALRQREVTDMEAAVNKKQDAMIRLEAVFQDHEERLRMSGLPSTPEGISAYVQASTSQEQGQLSTLWEQRQERLQQCRDQNQLNGSLINRNRHQVLRALTILSGQELKSAAYGPGGDLLPSASAPRSLLGRV
- the moaD gene encoding molybdopterin converting factor subunit 1 gives rise to the protein MAITVKFFASLRERLGCTERQIDFSEPITVAEVWTLVGDGQPISENVLIAVNMEYAGAETVVRDGDEVAFFPPVTGGGGP
- the ahcY gene encoding adenosylhomocysteinase — protein: MSTQTAENLTSDYKVADISLADWGHKEIAIAETEMPGLMALREEYQGQKPLAGARIAGCLHMTIQTAVLIDTLVALGAEVRWSSCNIFSTQDHAAAAIAAKGIPVFAWKGETEEEYWWCVDQTIHGPNGWQPNMLLDDGGDLTAVMHERYPEILEGVRGLSEETTTGVHRLYEMMEQGTLKVPAFNVNDSVTKSKFDNLYGCRESLLDGIKRATDVMIAGKTTVILGYGDVGKGCAQSLRGQGATVWVTEIDPICALQAAMEGFRVVTMEEAASKGDIFITATGNYHVITHEHMQAMKNQAIVCNIGHFDSEIDVASLRQYTWENIKPQVDHIIFPDEKRIILLAEGRLVNLGCATGHPSFVMSNSFTNQVLAQIELWNNPEKYGKQVYVLPKKLDEQVAQLHLKKLGAQLTPLTEEQAKYIGVPVDGPYKPDYYRY
- the flgM gene encoding flagellar biosynthesis anti-sigma factor FlgM — translated: MSTEINGLSGYSHAPVQKSLETATADRSKSAEDSSALSHQTAETITLTNTAEQLRETEASLASVSVVDNQKVEQIKQSIQDGSYQIDSERIADKLIALEQALNK
- a CDS encoding molybdenum cofactor biosynthesis protein MoaE, coding for MTVHIINAPFDPWQEVANYQQAYLKRAGRFGATACFIGTMRDFNEGENVQAMELEHYPGMTEKYLGKLTEEARRQWPILDSLIIHRYGHLQPNEPIVLVVVWSAHRAAAFKACYYLVEELKANAPFWKKETLATGTRWVESNTSS
- the flgA gene encoding flagellar basal body P-ring formation chaperone FlgA; its protein translation is MKSELARNPFMRLLYCLFWLFLMLLSPSHSMAKDKQSLAEIQEIARKFVLKQAKALPGNIEVTPGALDRRLRLPKCSHPLKAFFPSGSRPTGNTTVGVRCTGGTPWTVYLSVKVAVYGKVVVATHPLVPGSPLSLADIHLERRNLEQLRQGYLRDPAQVAGKRLKRPLGLGAVITPEVLEIPKLVRRGQQVILIAKVPGLQVHMKGQALEDAGAGEHIRVRNNSSQRIVEGTVTADGIVQVQM
- a CDS encoding EAL domain-containing protein; this encodes MKQGSDVKAKRPTILQALRPIAQAASDHADIDRLLAVAVDSVFSLFNCDQVWLLYPCSSIATSYRICCQRSKPGLPQVQTLNRNLPVDEFTGRLFRLALASRSPVVFNVDSPLPAQFLEQEPLSSQALMAMALYPNQGEPWLLGMQRSQQNCLWSEQEETLFLSVTEFLTEILNTSTRHSNLYEVSQRLLDLLAHATDEEYLLRGGMDILQALIQPEYAVATTLNAEGQLEAFVFSGVSEEKAELITQLSGGKEFLGARLEQALRIDDLNSHPDLVDFLPPDFPLKSLLMAPIINEGKIIGRIYLCDKRNHRTFTLDDEVLSMSFADAFAQTLIRFRKTLVSQGAQEALFLDHQRAQVTLESIADAVITIDSQGRIDYLNPLAEELIGTTQSQAQGKSLEKVTCLLDEESRSHVIRDIAAWLAQEPVESRSCTALLQDARDQELIVQTSIAPLRDSQDRIFGAVLVLRDITPLRALASQLSYQATHDVLTGLINRREFEVRLRQALDDVCQNNTHHVLCYLDLDQFKVVNDTCGHLAGDKLLRQLATLLQERIREADCLGRLGGDEFGVLLLGCHLDQAQGIAESLRILIRDFRFNWKGKTFQLGVSIGLVPLARGSGGLEEVLSAADTACYVAKDQGRDRIHTYRLDDCIVERHHGEMQWVARIQQAFEESRFLIYYQPIRALNKEEHLCHGEVLLRMKGEDESLIPPMAFIPAAERYRLMSALDRWVISNTFIALEEHSIGQALIGINLSGQSVCDELFLKFVIEQLQRSPVNPRMICFEITETAAVANFDSAIRFIRALKEIGCRFALDDFGSGLSSFNYLKNLPVDYLKIDGSFVKDMVDDPVDYAMVEAIHKVGKVMGLKTIAEFVENEAILEKLRGIGVDYVQGLIIGGPRPFHKTPWADKE